The genomic segment GAGGAGATGGGCGACCCAGAACGTTATTTAAATCTGGACACTGTGTGCCATCATCGTAAATCTTTGAGTTTCATCAAATGGGTCTACTGCATATTTGGCATGTTTTCAAACTCTATTCACCCAGTGAAAACATGCATCATATTTGGTCTGAATCTTGCTAAATATAAAGTACTACCTAAAAAGTAGATGtataattatattatatattacagATAACTACATCCATGCTTTCATTATTGCATAGAACAAGCCTGTATAAGGTTGGGTTAACCTTTTTTACACATTAACTGAAAAAACTTGAACTGGTGCACCTACCTCATCAAATCCCAGGAGGTCTCTCTGTTTTGGAAACATGTGGATGAAACGGGAAGGATACATGGGTGGCCCGTCGACTTTTCCACAAACAGGGATAttagtttgggggggggggtaaaagAGAGGTGAGCTGATACCCTTTTTATTAAACTGTCATTATTTGCCTTTAGTATTACAAATCATCTATGCTCTTACTCATAGACTCAAGGTGAACATGGACAAAGTTGAGGCGATCGTCTTCTAAGGTGAAGTGCGGTTTGGCCGGAACGTTCAGGTAGCCGTAGCGATCCTTGTTGCACAGGTACATCTGTATCTCTGAGTAGCAACGAAAAGCAATCAGTTAATAAATTATAAACATATTTATTCATGTATGTTTTCATCACTGAGTCCTGAAATATACAAATATTCTACAGCAAAGTAAGCGCAGACATGATTTAGTGCAACAGTTGTGTTGAGTAAACCTAACTGCTGAACATAATAACACACAATCATCTACAGACCTGCAGCCCGACAGGAGAAGGCGAAAACAATAATATCGTCGTAGGGCCACGAGTAGTCCTCATGAGGAGGATAGAAAGCAAGTTTTTTCATGCCCTCCTTCCTCAAATCCAGCAGCAGGGTGCTGTGGACCATAGGCACAGGGAAGCAGCCCACTCGGTGACGATGACGGGTGGGGAAGTACTCTGCTGTTCGACGATAATATCCCTAAAGAAttgagatattttaaaaaatatgcttACTTATGTCCTAGATCTGTGTCATTTTTCTGCATTATGTTCATCAAGAAAGCaacaactgttttttttctcaagtaTTCCCTTTAAGCGGATAAATAATCACTCATTTTTAAGTGCTGCTCACCTGTGGAGTAATACCACACCAGTAGTTAGAGTACGCTCCCGGAGAATCTAACATAGGAGCGATGACTGACTTGTTTTCTGCTATCAGCAGGTTGAGGGATTCTGGATTTGTGAGGATATTGTCTGTGTCTGCGTActgaaacagagagaaagaagatacaaaggaaaaaatatttttcattcaAATAACAGTtgctaagttttttttttcttagatgAAATAACAGCCGCAGTAAAAAAGACATCCCATCTGCTTAATCAAGAAAAGAAATAATATGAAACTTATCACAAGACAGGTACCAAGATATAATCAGCCCAGCGTTTCCTGGCAAAGTTGAGCGCTGCTTGTTTCAGCTTCATCACATATTCGTATCTGCTGTTGGGCCAATGCTTAGGACCCAGCTCTCCAGCATAGGACCTAAGACACACAGAAGTACAGTGTTATTAGGGGATATAATACTATATTGGTAAAATGTTGTATAATTTGCCACGTGAAGCAaacatgtgattggctgaatgGTTTCtattctaaaaaacaaaaaaccccaaaaaacaaaaccaaaacacaaaaacagcatcGCTGAATCATGCTGGAGTGTTGACCACAGTGAACACAGCATACCGATGGTAATGGATTAAATAAAACCAGAACAGTAAATGACAGAAGTTCTGTGGTGCCATGAAAAGAGCATAAACAGATGGGTAATGTAACAGTTTCATGACTGTAGAAGTTTAGCAGAACTCACTCAGAATAAATAACTGACAGGCATAAAAATGTCTGCTAGTAGAAAGCCCAGACAGAGCATCATGTACAGACAAGCCTAGATATGCTTTGTcaaactcttcttttttttttagcttttaaaaTGAATACCAGATGAACTGCAAAGCTGCAGCCTACAGAGGGGTGTTAATACTTTTATTGAACACTTGCACAAAAAGAGCAAGTAAGCAAAATCAATACACGTGCAATCTGAAcattgattgatttattttgtCAATACCAGGATGACACTTCAGAGGATCATAGATTTGCCTCCTGATGAGTAAGAGGGATTGTTTCTGTCATTTCCCTTGTAGAAAGCAACTATTGAAGGTGATCTGCTTTCATCCACATATGCTGTAAGATCAAGTTGGGGGTGGTTCCAAACTCAGATCCCAGCAGTACACAAAGCTAAACACATTAAGACTTTCAGACTTACGTTGGCTTGTCCATTGGTCTCCACTCAACATAATGGTAATATTTCTGCATGACAGTCAGCCACTCCTTCAGTATGGCTGTGGTGTTATCTATGTTGTGATCTGTGGCTGCCCTGGAAAGCACAGAGAAGGCAGAGGGTGAAGTAACTGCACCACAAATAGGGAACCTAAACTTGGCGTTGGTTCTTGTTATTGCTCATTCCCCTCATTGTGCCAGGGGAACAGTGAAATGTACATTATGTGAATTTTTCAGCTCCTCATCATGCCAGTGCAAAATTCATGCTGCATTACCACTCTCACTGGTAAATGTCAAATTATTTGCTGACAGGCTTATTTGATTCAGCGCCCAATACTGATGTTCTGCCTGTGTATTACTCGatcaacaaacaaaaccaacattTATAATGGTCacacaatacaatacaaaacaacacaatatAAATGATTACTACTTATTTGAGCAGGATTTTTCAGGTCTGTAAACGTTTTAATGTTGTCTCTGAGTTCCACTGAATGATCTGAACAATTATTTTCTGCTTCTCTGGTTTATGGTATACCACAAGGTTCTATTTTACCGTTTTTGTCATATCTGCTCCCTTTTCAGCACATTTTCATCACTTTTAATGACATTTCTTATCACTGCTAGATAGACTGGCTGTCAAATTCTCCAACTTAGTGAAGAGAAAGCAAAAATCCCATGACAGATTTCTGCTGAAGGTAATGGAAATTCTAGATTGCCTTGCCCCTTTTGCTAAAGTTTGAATAACTTTTGATTCTGGATACTCCCGTTAAAGCTCTGGTTCACTCTCGTTTTTATCACTTCAGAAATATTGTCAAGTTAGGTTTCATTGTTTCACAGTCTGAATTGGAAATCAATCAAACCGTAATCAGTCTTTTATTTCATCACAtctagattattgcaattcACTGCTCCCTTGTTTTAACAAGGTTTCCTTGTAATGGATGTTTCAGAACTCAACTGCAAGGCTTCTGAATAAGTCTTCAGAGTATTCACATGTCACACAATCGCTAATTCAGTTCCACTTGCACCCCATTAACTTCAGTCTACTTTAAGATTCTAGTTTTGACTTTTAGAGCTCTGCATTAACAAGCACCAGCATATATCAGGTATCTTTTTGTATCCTTACATCCCCAGTACATCCCTGAGGTGACTTAATCAGGTCTTGCTGGCTGATATAcaagtataaaaataaatgagacaAATACCCCAAGAGTTTGAAGCTCTCTCCCACTGAGTCATAGCACTATGAAGTTGGTGATCTCTTTTAAAAATGAGGTgaaaaatgcatatttttaaCCTTGCTTTTGGGTaacttttttgtctttatgtttTTAGCATTTCGTGATATTCATCTTGAAAGGGGCTATATAAAGAAAATTTAACTTTTACATTACTTTTTGATTACTTTTAACCTCATGCACTTCATGACCTCTGGGCAGAAAAGAAGAGCAAAGTGGCCGACAgattttgcactaaaatatgcATCGGATCCCTTTCCTGTCCACAGCTGCGAGTTATCTTCAGCAGTGTCACTCTAGCAAACCTTTACTTGTGGTGAAGTAGGGTTGTCCAAAATAACAAGGTATATCAAAGATACTAGATATCTGTCAATTAGCAGAATGGCTCTATTGCATGACCAGGTTTTTGttagtcttgttttttttatttgcacaaATAAGACACCACTGCAGAGTAACATCCTTTTTTTACTTCATCATAATATTagagcttttaatgatttctgtaAACTGATATTTGTACAGCAACTGTAGACACAGTTAGGGAAGGTCTCTTTgagccatttctaaacaactgcgGATTCCAAGATCATTGGTTCAAACAATTATATAATGTAAAAGTTACTCTCATGTGTCAGCAGTTTGCCAAGGTCTGGAAGAAGACCCAAATCGTTACCctcagatgagaggaaattAGGATGTTCAGGAACAAACCAGGAACCTCCAAGGCTCAAGCCTGCCATGAACTGAAAGTTGCTGAAACACCAGTGTCACTGTCCACACTGGAGTGAGTTTTACAACACCATGGACTGAGAGAGcgctaaccaaaaaaaaagaaacccctGATCTAAAATCAACACCTTCAAGCTTGACTAAAATTTACAGTTACTTTCGAACATAAAAACAGTATGAGGTGTCAAACATGGAGctggtagcatcatgctctgcTGTCAGTGGTAGGGGTAAACATAAAGCCTGAAATCAACAGATGGATagttgaaacttggacacaaCTGAGTGTTCCAACAgcacaatgatcccaaacacacatcaaaactgtTATTGTAATGGATAAAGCAGGTCAATattaagcttctggaatggCCTTCCAAAAGCACCTACCTCAACTctattgaaaatttgtggactatGCTTAAAGGCCCGATCTGGATCCAACCAATTTAAATAAACTCTACCAATTCTACAAATAAGAGTGTTCAAATATCCGTCTGGAAGTGtgccagaagcttgttgatggctgCCAAGGCATCTGAGGTGCTGCTTGCTATATCTTCGTGTGGGTGGATGTTTATTTTTGACTCTGtatggattagagaaaatccaaaataaagttcttacttaaacaaacaaaacattaagcttgtatgctgtgcaatcattccaccctggaaaaaattgtttcaaataaataattaaaagccaaaaattcccatgactttcatgcccatgatgatgAGTATTCCCGTAGGACTCAACATACTATCGTCATCTCCTCATATTAAACCAACAGTTAATCTTTTTCCATCATTACACCGATTGAACGGGATCTCTTTTACTTCCTCACTAATAAACCACTCCGCGCTGTCTAAACAGCTAAACCCCTTGAGTTTGTAGATTTGAACATGCACCATGAATTATAAAGAAGTAAAATCACTGCTGGTACAGTTACTCTATACAAACTTCACGGGACATAAAACTGCAAGCAAGCGACGGTAGGAAATGAATGCGGCGGAGTGAAAGGCAGCCTGGACTGTGAAAGGCGCAGAGGGAACAGGGGAGGGGTAGGACGCTGCTGCTTTCACAAACTAATTTAAATGCCATTGACCTTTTGAACGGCTGCTATAGACGGATAAAAAGGAGACCCCTCTACAAACAGCCTGGCAGTCCATGCAGGAAACCCACCACACAGAGATGCGATCTTTGGGGTAGTTGAGTCTCTCCAGAGCTCCGAGGTAGTACGGCAGGGAGTGAGCAGTATTTCTCGCTATGATAGCGATAACCACGGTTGGAGGCTGCATTTTCGACTCTTCCGGATACTTCTCCTCCGAAAAGTAACATTCAGCCTGAAAAACAAAGGCCCCTAAAGCTAGAAAGTGAAGTATCATGGTGGAGGCTGTTAAAGTTGGAAAGTAATCCGCGGGGCTCCGGAGCAGCACGTAGCCGCGGTACGCGTCAGCAGTCCAAGAAAAAAGGGCTTTCCCAAATGTTCAACCCCCACTACTTCATGTACAAGCTGGCCCCTTCTGAGAAGAAATGCAAACCCAATCCTAAAGCCAGAGAGGGTTATATTCCGCTGTAATAAACTTTTTCCtgtaggaaaaaaacaaaaagaggggAAAGAGGCGTGATTTGGCCACACTGGCATTTGCAGCGGTGGGATACCCTGAGAAAGATTAGAAAGATGGAGAAAGTTTTAAAGTGTAAGGTCAAACATCCttaaaaaatgtcattaaaatgttctcaggGATGGAaatcggggggggggggcgcatTTAAACGTGGCAATTTGTTAGtcaaaaatttatttatttatttgtttttgagtAAACCAGTCACAGCCTTTTAAATATTCCGACCACAGTATGGGTATTTATACACACATTTAGTCTGTATGTGTGATATTCTGATACATACATCTGAAATAGAAAGGGATTTTGAATAAACCCAGCTTTGTCGTAATATGAAGCCAAAGAGTAGCAATTACAGAGATTCACCAGCAGGGGGAGGTTTTGATCCAAGAGAAGAGTCATTATGTCGCGCACGTCATCCTGAGGCCTTTGATCCTTTGGTTTTCTCAAATGCTGCAATTAGGATCAATTACGAGgttattttcacatttattattttattctacttAATATTTATCTTCTTAAGACGTTCTCATCGCATGTCACCTTCCACTACATTTACTCATGCTATATAGTACTTATTTGCATGCATATAGTAGTTGCAAGGTCAGTTTTACTCTGTTGACATTTGCCTTATAAGAAACGCAGTGTCTGCTACAGGGACACTGAAGGCTTGatgtacaaaaaacaaaaacaacaaaaatgaaaacaagtgtAAATGTTTTTAAGGGAAATGTTCAACCTAATATTCATTGTAAATCTTTACTCTAGAGCTTTGACAGAGAAAGTTGGGAAGTTTGTGGTTTTAATCAAAGGGGACCTTCCAAATTTTAAACACAGCTTATAACATCATTTTCCATTTTGTACTGTGGCTTTTATTTATTGCAGTCCTATAGCTTCGAGTGGCCTGTTGACAAGAGAAGATGTACAGTAGCCTGGGTGTTCCTCAGTATATTAAAGAGTCAAAGGTCATCTTGAATGTATTGAGTGCCAGTATGTGGGCAATAGAAAATTCATGGCCAATAGCCAAGTAGAAGATGCAGGGGCAGACAGATGCATTGACTTCAGGGTGTAGGTGTGGTGTGACAGCAGATTAAAACAAAGGATTAAAACACACACGTACGGGGGGAAATAAGCACATATACACAGTTAGATCTTCAATTGTATTTTTCGTCTAGAATAACAGTAGAAAATAAACGTGAAAAGATTTGCTTGCTCCCATGGGGCTAGTGAGTATAAGGAGGCgaatgttttaaaaactgatgcTCAGAGTGCTCAGCATACAAGTGAAAATTCACTTGTATGTAAGATGGACAGGACAGAGGCTGTGCGAAAAGGAGACCAATGGGAACAGACAAAAGAGAATGGAAACGATGGAAAGGGCAGTGgagggaaaaaataaagaatgggGAGATGCATTAGTGTGGGTGGAAAATAATAAGCAAAGTGGTATATAATGAATTTTGGCTCTTTTGGCGGGCTCTGTGAATAAACGAAGGCAGTCAAGGCTGACAATGGCAGACTTGGGGCAAAGGGGTTGTTTGTGTGGACAGGTCACAAGGGTTGAGGGTCAAATCTCTCCTATTCATGACACTCCAAGTGTTGCcacgctcacacacaaacacgcgcaCTCTCATGTGCACGCATACACGTATGTCAGGCTCATTTTCTCAGCGCTTGTGGCTGCAGCTGATCTGGGAGAGTTCAACCTCGGGTGCACTAACTTTTCACTGCAGGGTCAAGGGTGGAGGTGGCGTTtgtgtgtgggagtgtgtgaATCTGGGACAGACGGACAAGGAAAGCGAGAgaatgacaaaaagaaaatcgTCATTGTTTTGACCAGATTGCAGGAGAGACTGCAAAAGAAAGCTGCAGCGACACCAGGactgtgcatgcatgcatacaaaaaaaacatgtatatatCACCTGAAATGTTAGTCATCAATACCCATAGCTTTAGCTCTATTTGTGCAGGTTGCAATATACTAATAACTCTCATATCTATACAGAATGCACATGTCTTAACTGGTCACACAGCCTCTATTCTATCTTTAATCTTTTCTTTGCTTGGCCAGGAATTTCTTGTCAGCGTGAGCGAATGAGTGGCTGTAAGTTTGGATGTGACAAAGTGTaagagtttctgtttttgtgtgttgggACCAAAACTGGTGGGCAGCACAGAGTCGTGACATTCTCACAAGCTTCCGGGACCTTTATTGCTGTGGCAATAATCAATAGTGTTCCCACAGAGACGTCTTTTGGCTGGGCAGGTCAATACCTGTCACTCAGGGGCTCAGTCATGGCACAGACCCTCTTACTCAGCAGCTACGGCAGCCTCGCTCTGTCTGCTCCCCACCTCGCATGTCCTCCTGCATGTGTCTCAGGAGTGTCATGGTTGCACAGTTTAAGGAGCTGTGCGGTTCATTTGAAATCATATCCAACTGAGCATccgctttttttttctttgcacagaCTACCAAGTCCAATAAAACAGCCACAACAACAGTTATCATTATTGTTTAATCTCCAGAATATTGTCATTTTAAACATAATTGGGTTTGGTTTAAAATAATATGgtgctgtttttaaattgttgttttcagtattttgttttcatctttagcacaaaacacctgtttaagttatttgttAGGTTGTAGTCTGAGTGATTGCGCAATCAAAACTCATCTTTCCAAAGTAAATTTTCATGAAGTGAAACCTATATTGCAGTTTTAAGTAATCAAGTATGTTTGTTAGCCAGCACATGTTTGCTAACTGAGTTAAGTTTTACATGGAAGTAGCTCAGTTTTAAAGATGCATATCAGATGGATTTTTAGGAATCGTTAAATTTACTGTTAGGAAACGCACCATGGAAATAAAATCTTAAACTcatgttcagcattttaatTGCAATGTTGTTATTCTAGACCTTGGATCCATGTTTTCCCCAAGAGTTTTAAAGGTACTCGTTTTGTTGAAACAAGCGCGTCTGGAATCATTTACAAACctgcatttcatttcatttttaacttcACAAAACTCAGTCTTACAGATGTGATTATCTGATTATAGCTGGCAACATGAAGAGGGGATTCTCTGGAGGTGGCAACAGTGCAGATAAACTGACTACTGGGCCAAACagcaggtatgtgtgtgtgtgtgtgtgtgtgtgtgtgtgtgtgtgtgtgtgtgtgtgtgtgttttcccagGTGGCCAATATTGCTGTTTGACTAAAGCACTTAAACAGAATTGCTTCAGTAGAAAAAGACTAGAATACCTGAAGTCCAGTCTTCATGCGACACCACCAAGTCAGCACAAACAACCTCAGGCTCAGACCGAATGCTCAGAATGCTGGAGGTAATGCGATTAAAGAGGTCACTGACACATGGTCACATCTGttctaattaatattaaaaaaagcaatCAATTATTTTgatgtcatttattttttattggtCGTTTTAATATAATCGATTAAGATACCTGTCAAGTTGATTTATTTTACAGAAGATGATAGCAGTTACACTGACACTGAGCCAGTTTGGTTTAAAGTGAAATAGACATTTTAAACTGAATTAAGTCAACAATGAAACATCAAGGattttgattttattcattttttaagaaATTATACTTAAATGTAATTTCATCTGAAGATCTTGGCAGTAACAGGAATAATGAGTAGACCCGgtgttttttcttaaataaaacaacattttatgttatgttattttaaGTGATTGTGACCGCATCAGTGGTTAAACAGTAAAGGGATGGGCGTTTTATAAAGTACTAATCAGTAGAAAGGTTGAGTTTCTGTGAGTGTTCAGTGAGTGGTGTTTGGATTTTCAGTCAACATTCTCCTTTTTATTGCACTAATGTGAAGATTTCCCTCGAAGCAGGACGATGTCAAAACAAATGGCAAGTTTCtcttaaatgatttttttttatttgaatatacTAAATAAACCTTCAATAGATTGGCAGCCTGTCCAGGTGTATTCAACCTTTTGCGCGAAGACAGCTTCCCCAACACAGAAgacaatggatggatggatggggaTACTCTGTATTGCCATCTGCTCCAACATCCCTCCAGCAGTTATAACCTTTACATGGTGCTTAATTACTAAGGCTGGATGGACTTCCTTAAACTCAAGAAGAGGCAGCAGCATCATGTGACATGTTTACAAGCCTCTACAAACGAAGATCTCAAACTAGCTCACATCTCTTCTCTGTTTAAATAAAGGAAGTCCAGTACATAATCAACCTTAGATTATTACCCCTGTGCACTAACCTTGATAACCTGGTTTGAGGTAGCCTACAACACACTTTCCAGAAGCAATGAAACATCCTCAGACTGAGACATTCATTCATGAAGATCTTAAAACTTCATTATCTGAGTTTTTTTGTTAATATCATGCAGCTGTTTTTATTAATCCCTTCTTCATTGTCTTATTCTGTTGTTTTAGTCTGCTGGTTGTGTTCTCCATTCATTTCAGCTTATATCCTCACAAAGGATATGTTCATTTTtgcctggttaaataaaggttaaaatctaaaatatatttaatgcaAATTTTTCATGACTTGTAAAACTCAGAGAAATTGGTCCAACTGCGCAACTGagtcatttttcttttagtcGTTCAAAAtttgacataaaaaaaactaattattGGATATTTTTGATCACCCTGTTGCCCCCATGATCTTTACAGTCTCGGTGAGAATAGTGCAGACTTCCTTGCTTCTCATCGTCTCTGTTACTCCCTGGATGACGCTGTCCGTCTCCCCGTTGCCAAGCAACAGAGCAGCCACTGTCAAAGAATTCTGGGGGATGTTTAGGCAGCGGCATGCTGAGGGGGAaggagtatgtgtgtgtgtgtgtgtgtgtgtgtgtgtgtgtgtgtgtgtgtgtgtgt from the Oreochromis niloticus isolate F11D_XX linkage group LG7, O_niloticus_UMD_NMBU, whole genome shotgun sequence genome contains:
- the cercam gene encoding procollagen galactosyltransferase 2; amino-acid sequence: MILHFLALGAFVFQAECYFSEEKYPEESKMQPPTVVIAIIARNTAHSLPYYLGALERLNYPKDRISVWAATDHNIDNTTAILKEWLTVMQKYYHYVEWRPMDKPTSYAGELGPKHWPNSRYEYVMKLKQAALNFARKRWADYILYADTDNILTNPESLNLLIAENKSVIAPMLDSPGAYSNYWCGITPQGYYRRTAEYFPTRHRHRVGCFPVPMVHSTLLLDLRKEGMKKLAFYPPHEDYSWPYDDIIVFAFSCRAAEIQMYLCNKDRYGYLNVPAKPHFTLEDDRLNFVHVHLESMIDGPPMYPSRFIHMFPKQRDLLGFDEIYLINLRRRPDRRDRMLFSLNELEIDVKVVDAVDGNALNSSDIKILGVDLLPGYYDPFSGRTLTKGEVGCFLSHYYIWKEMVDMQMDKALVFEDDVRFQANFKRRILKMMQDVEQVELDWDIIYLGRKQVNPGKEEPVENVRNLVMADYSYWTLSYAISLQGAQKLLNAEPLSKMLPVDEFLPIMYDKHPNEDYKSHFPNRNLQAFSTHPLLVQPCHYAGDPQWVSDTETSTLWDDDSVRTDWRGSHKTLKGAAPAPEMLSVTYRDEL